One window of Quercus robur chromosome 5, dhQueRobu3.1, whole genome shotgun sequence genomic DNA carries:
- the LOC126725456 gene encoding protein disulfide isomerase-like 1-6 codes for MFTRKPTSRFIFFTLILVLFLSFLITIKASDPTPNANDEEDLESLEELIALDEEEERQEQQEGSHSVRPSEAEVLTKAQRIVLELNNDNTKRAIDGNEFVLILGYAPWCARSAELMPQFAEAATSLKELGSPLLMAKLDADRHTKAASTLGIKGFPTLLLFVNGTSQAYTGGLSAEEIVIWARKKTGVPLIRISSVAEADEFLKKYHTFVIGLFEKFEGPDYDQFVKAAISDNEIQFVETSNIDVATVLFPDIKDTNHFLGIVKSEPERYTPYEGTFKMDKILQFLDYNKLPLVTKLTELNSARVYSSPVQLQVIVFAEVDEFKNLLEPLQEVARKFKSKMMFLYVDITDENLAKPFLTLFGLEEAKNTVVTAFDNKISSKFLLQSDLTPINIEEFCTRLLDGTLSPYFKSETIPDNKEASIQIIVGKTFDDLVLSSPKNVLLEVHTPWCISCETTSKHVEKLAKHFKGLDNLVFARIDASTNEHPKLQVDEYPALFLYPANDKANPIKLSTKSGLKELAASINKHLKAKDHVKKDEL; via the exons ATGTTTACAAGAAAACCCACTTCAAGATTCATCTTTTTCACCCTCATTCTTGTCCTGTTTCTGAGTTTTCTCATCACCATCAAGGCTTCTGACCCCACCCCAAATGCAAACGATGAAGAAGATTTGGAGAGTCTTGAGGAACTAATAGCATtggatgaagaggaagagagacaagaacaacaagaaggGTCACACAGTGTGAGGCCATCAGAGGCTGAGGTTTTAACCAAAGCCCAGAGGATTGTTCTTGAGCTTAACAATGATAATACTAAGAGGGCCATTGATGGGAATGAGTTTGTGCTGATTCTGGGTTATGCACCTTGGTGTGCAAGGAGTGCTGAGCTTATGCCTCAGTTTGCTGAGGCTGCAACTTCACTCAAGGAATTGGGGAGTCCCCTTTTGATGGCTAAGCTTGATGCCGATCGGCATACGAAGGCGGCCTCCACTCTTGGGATCAAAGGGTTTCCTACTTTACTTCTGTTTGTCAATGGTACTTCTCAAGCGTACACTGGTGGACTTTCAGC GGAAGAAATAGTGATCTGGGCAAGGAAAAAAACTGGTGTACCTCTTATTAGAATAAGCTCAGTGGCAGAGGCAGACGAATTTCTTAAAAAGTACCACACATTTGTTATTGGCCTGTTTGAGAAATTTGAG GGACCTGATTATGATCAATTTGTTAAAGCAGCAATATCTGACAACGAAATCCAGTTTGTTGAAACAAGCAACATTGATGTTGCCACAGTTCTTTTCCCAGACATCAAAGATACTAACCATTTCCTTGGGATTGTTAAAAGTGAGCCAGAAAGATACACTCCATATG AAGGGACCTTCAAAATGGACAAAATATTACAGTTCTTGGACTACAACAAGTTGCCGTTGGTTACCAAACTGACTGAGCTAAATTCTGCCAGAGTTTACTCCAGTCCTGTCCAACTTCAG GTCATTGTCTTTGCAGAGGTTGATGAATTTAAGAATCTTCTTGAGCCTCTTCAAGAAGTTGCAAGGAAGTTCAAGTCTAAA ATGATGTTCTTGTATGTAGACATTACAGACGAGAACCTTGCAAAGCCTTTCTTAACTTTATTTGGGCTTGAAGAAGCAAAGAACACTGTG GTGACTGCATTTGATAACAAAATCAGCTCAAAGTTTTTGTTACAGTCAGACCTGACCCCAATTAACATAGAA GAGTTCTGCACAAGGCTTCTGGATGGAACTCTTTCTCCATATTTCAAGTCAGAGACAATACCAGAtaat AAAGAGGCAAGCATCCAAATCATTGTAGGAAAGACATTTGATGATTTGGTTTTGAGCAGTCCCAAGAATGTTCTTCTGGAG GTACATACACCATGGTGCATCAGCTGTGAAACCACTAGCAAGCATGTTGAAAAGTTGGCAAAGCACTTCAAAGGCTTGGATAATCTGGTCTTTGCAAGGATAGATGCTTCCACTAATGAACACCCAAAACTGCAG GTAGATGAATATCCAGCACTCTTCTTATACCCAGCAAATGATAAAGCAAATCCG ATTAAACTATCTACAAAATCCGGTTTGAAGGAGTTGGCAGCATCTATCAACAAACACTTGAAAGCCAAAGATCATGTCAAGAAAGATGAATTGTAG